TTAATGTTTTATTTATCTTCTTATTTATTTCTTGTTCCCCTGAAAGACAAGATGCCAGAATAGAAACTTGGGTAATAGATGAACAGGAAGAGCCAAAAGAACAAATTGTTGAAGTGGCGAAACCCCGAGTTTATACTGCAAGAATGAGAGTAGTTGGCGATATTATGATGCATAAATGGCAGCTTTGGGAGGGCCATGATCCATCAAGCAACTCCTATAATTTCGACAGACAATTTGAATTGATTCAATCCGAATTACAGGCTGCAGATATCACTATAGGAAATCTGGAAACAACTTTTGGAGGAGAAGAAAGAGGTTATAGCGGTTATCCCAGATTTAATACGCCTGATTCTTTGGCATCAACTTTAAAAGCTGCAGGATTCGATCTTTTGACAACAGCCAATAATCATTCCATGGACAGCAATGCCCCAGGCGCCCTTCGAACCTTGGAGGTTTTAGATGAATTAGGAATAGAGCATATAGGCACATATAAAAGCGAAGAGGAAAGTGAAAACATACAGCTTAGAATGGTCAACGGAATTTCCTTTGTCTTTTTATCCTATACCTATGGCACCAATGGAATCCCTGTCCCTAAAGATTTGCCCTATCTGGTAAATTTAATCAATATCGAAAAAATGAAAGAAGATATCAAAAAAGCAGAAGAATTATCTCCAGATTTTATTGTTGTTAATCTCCATTTTGGAGAGGAATATCAAAGATATCCTAATGAAAAACAGAAAGAGTTGGTAGATGAATTATTTAATGCTGGGGCAGATATTATTCTTGGAGGCCATCCTCATGTTATTCAACCGATGGAAGTGAGAAAAATTATACGCGGGGATGGTACGGAAGAAACGGGATTTGTCATTTATTCTCTAGGAAATTTTATTTCCTCTCAAAGAACACCTCTGGATCCTCCAAGGGATGCAGGAATAATTTTAAACTTAGACTTCGAAAAAATTGATAACGAAAAAGCCGTTTTAAAAGGTATATCCTTTATGCCTACATGGGTACAGTTCAGTAATATCAATGGTAAAAGAGTTATTCGTGTGATCGGAAATAATTTATCAGATGAAGAATTAAAAACATATTTATCAGAAAAGGAAGTCAATAGACTGCAAACTACCAAACAAAACACCATAAAACATCTTCTAGGGGATCGAGAAGTGAAAGAAGAAAATGGTTTTTATATTTATAAGATAGAATAAATGAAGGCGCGTATTCTATGTTTTTATCACATAGAATACACGCCTTTACATTTTTTATATTCATTTTAGTAAACACTATAGAGCAGTTCACCGTAGGTTGGGAAAGCCCAATATTTTTTGCCTACTTTGGTTTCAAGATTATCGATTACGCTTCGAAGCTCCTGCATAGCAATGAATACTACTTCTCGGTAATACTT
The genomic region above belongs to Defluviitalea saccharophila and contains:
- a CDS encoding CapA family protein, which encodes MKKLLLVLNVLFIFLFISCSPERQDARIETWVIDEQEEPKEQIVEVAKPRVYTARMRVVGDIMMHKWQLWEGHDPSSNSYNFDRQFELIQSELQAADITIGNLETTFGGEERGYSGYPRFNTPDSLASTLKAAGFDLLTTANNHSMDSNAPGALRTLEVLDELGIEHIGTYKSEEESENIQLRMVNGISFVFLSYTYGTNGIPVPKDLPYLVNLINIEKMKEDIKKAEELSPDFIVVNLHFGEEYQRYPNEKQKELVDELFNAGADIILGGHPHVIQPMEVRKIIRGDGTEETGFVIYSLGNFISSQRTPLDPPRDAGIILNLDFEKIDNEKAVLKGISFMPTWVQFSNINGKRVIRVIGNNLSDEELKTYLSEKEVNRLQTTKQNTIKHLLGDREVKEENGFYIYKIE